In Triticum urartu cultivar G1812 chromosome 6, Tu2.1, whole genome shotgun sequence, the following proteins share a genomic window:
- the LOC125513857 gene encoding vesicle-associated protein 1-2-like produces MSSEPRELLGIDPNELRFAFELQKQISCSLHLTNRTDQYIAFKVKTTSPKKYCVRPNNGIVAPRSTFDVLVTMQAQREAPPDMQCRDKFLVQSAVVSQDIAPKDINGDMFTKESGNVVDEVKLQVVYAPPSKPTSVNEGSDQESLGSWSYQETTRELAEPETIPSDPLALILKLMKEEKNFAVQENNKLREELRLLRREISRQNVGFSLLFVLVAAILGVLLGFFMKR; encoded by the exons ATGAGCTCCGAGCCCAGGGAGCTGCTCGGAATCGACCCCAACGAGCTCCGCTTCGCCT TCGAGTTACAGAAGCAGATCTCGTGTTCACTGCATCTGACAAACAGAACAGACCAATACATCGCCTTCAAG GTTAAGACAACGAGCCCAAAGAAGTACTGTGTCCGGCCAAACAACGGCATTGTGGCACCGCGATCCACATTCGACGTTCTCG TAACCATGCAAGCACAGCGGGAGGCGCCGCCGGATATGCAATGCAGGGACAAGTTCCTTGTGCAGAGTGCCGTGGTCAGCCAGGACATCGCACCCAAGGATATCAACGGAGACATG TTCACCAAAGAATCGGGCAATGTGGTGGACGAGGTGAAGCTGCAGGTTGTTTATGCTCCACCGTCGAAACCGACATCCGTAAATGAGGGCTCTGATCAGGAAAGTCTGGGCAGTTGGAGTTATCAAGAG ACAACAAGAGAACTTGCAGAACCAGAAACAATACCGTCTGAC CCCTTGGCTTTAATTTTGAAGTTGATGAAGGAGGAGAAGAATTTTGCCGTTCAAGAGAACAATAAGCTTCGAGAGGAACTG CGTCTCCTAAGACGGGAAATCAGCAGGCAGAATGTCGGTTTCTCGCTACTTTTCGTACTCGTGGCCGCTATTCTGGGCGTCCTCCTAGGCTTTTTCATGAAGAGATGA